In one Candidatus Delongbacteria bacterium genomic region, the following are encoded:
- a CDS encoding AI-2E family transporter: protein MNEKSITLQGIFYGIILFIITLSFFKIIEPFLIDVFLSVVLLIMFKRPYSFFLKKFNKNPRTASMMTIILIIFTVLIPVSIIGVMVSVEAGENYKIISDKWQNVDVALEVENIKNSLSEISFLKERISDFDVSTISAKLGESASKLIEIVFSIIKGVFVNLSFIVIHFFLILFILYYLFIDGKDFINKIHHLIPLKDKDERAIASEISKITEAIIFNTFLIGFIEGAYGGLILFLTGTGSPFFWGLIMTFLSMIPLVGANTILLPAAIIQIASGHYIKGIIIIIFGCGAVLVNQNLIKPKLDGKRSGLHPAIVFLASMGGLAWLGLPGFIAGPIIAAVFIVIWHQFGVNYKTQLTKFNRG, encoded by the coding sequence ATGAATGAAAAAAGTATAACACTCCAAGGAATTTTTTATGGTATTATTCTTTTCATTATAACACTCAGCTTCTTTAAAATTATTGAACCTTTTCTAATAGATGTTTTTCTTTCTGTTGTTCTTTTGATTATGTTTAAAAGACCTTATAGCTTCTTTTTAAAAAAGTTTAATAAAAATCCACGTACAGCATCAATGATGACAATAATACTTATTATTTTTACTGTATTAATACCAGTTTCTATAATTGGAGTGATGGTTTCTGTGGAAGCTGGTGAAAATTATAAAATTATTTCTGATAAATGGCAAAATGTAGATGTCGCATTAGAGGTTGAAAATATAAAAAATAGTTTATCTGAAATATCGTTTCTAAAAGAAAGAATTTCGGATTTTGATGTTTCCACAATTTCTGCCAAACTTGGCGAATCTGCAAGTAAGTTAATTGAAATAGTATTTAGTATTATAAAAGGCGTTTTTGTGAACTTGAGTTTCATTGTAATACATTTCTTCTTAATTCTTTTTATACTTTATTACTTATTCATTGACGGGAAGGATTTTATAAACAAAATTCATCATCTTATACCTTTAAAAGATAAAGATGAAAGAGCAATTGCATCTGAAATTAGTAAAATTACGGAAGCAATCATTTTTAATACTTTTTTGATAGGTTTCATTGAGGGAGCTTATGGAGGATTAATACTTTTTCTTACTGGAACAGGTTCTCCTTTCTTTTGGGGGTTGATAATGACATTTTTATCAATGATACCTCTTGTAGGAGCGAATACAATACTACTTCCTGCCGCAATAATTCAGATTGCTTCAGGTCACTATATAAAAGGCATTATAATTATAATCTTTGGTTGTGGTGCAGTTCTAGTCAATCAAAACCTTATTAAACCAAAGCTGGATGGTAAAAGAAGTGGTCTTCACCCAGCAATTGTATTTCTTGCATCAATGGGAGGATTAGCATGGCTTGGATTACCAGGATTTATCGCTGGTCCAATCATTGCTGCTGTTTTCATTGTCATTTGGCATCAGTTTGGAGTAAATTATAAGACTCAATTAACAAAATTTAATAGAGGATAA
- the rplT gene encoding 50S ribosomal protein L20, with amino-acid sequence MPRANNRVASRARRKKVLKAARGYWGRRSKLIESAYDTTKRAGQFAYRDRKVKKREFRKLWIIRINAAARLNGTTYSKLMHALSVRNIEMDRRVLAEMAVNQPESFAKLVHTVM; translated from the coding sequence AATAACAGAGTAGCCTCCCGTGCCCGTAGAAAAAAAGTTTTAAAAGCTGCAAGAGGGTATTGGGGAAGAAGAAGTAAGTTAATTGAATCAGCATACGATACAACAAAAAGAGCTGGTCAATTCGCATACAGAGACAGAAAAGTCAAAAAAAGAGAGTTTAGAAAACTTTGGATTATAAGGATCAATGCTGCCGCTAGATTAAACGGTACAACTTATTCTAAGCTTATGCATGCCCTATCTGTAAGAAACATCGAAATGGATAGAAGAGTACTCGCGGAAATGGCTGTAAACCAGCCAGAATCATTTGCTAAGCTTGTTCATACAGTTATGTAG